A single Pseudomonas sp. DC1.2 DNA region contains:
- the rep gene encoding DNA helicase Rep, with protein MSRLNPRQQEAVSYVGGPLLVLAGAGSGKTSVITRKIAHLIQNCGIRAQYIVAMTFTNKAAREMKERVGTLLKGGEGRGLTVCTFHNLGLNIIRKEHTRLGYKPGFSIFDEADVKALMTDIMQKEYSGDDGVDEIKNMIGSWKNDLILPPEALEKARNPKEQTAAIVYTHYQRTLKAFNAVDFDDLILLPVKLFQEHADILEKWQNKVRYLLVDEYQDTNASQYLLVKLLIGTRNQFTVVGDDDQSIYAWRGARPENLMLLKDDYPSLKVVMLEQNYRSTSRILRCANVLIANNPHEFEKQLWSEMGHGDEIRVIRCRNEDAEAERVAVELLTLHLRTDRPYSDFAILYRGNYQAKLIELKLQHHQIPYRLSGGNSFFGRQEVKDLMAYFRLIVNPDDDNAFLRVINVPRREIGSTTLEKLGNYATERKISMYAATDEIGLGEHLDTRFTDRLSRFKRFMDKVREQCAGEDPISALRSMVMDIDYENWLRTNSSSDKAADYRMGNVWFLIEALKNTLEKDEEGEMTVEDAIGKLVLRDMLERQQEEEDGAEGVQMMTLHASKGLEFPYVFIMGMEEEILPHRSSIEADTIEEERRLAYVGITRARQTLAFTFAAKRKQYGEIIDCAPSRFLDELPPDDLAWEGTDDTPVEVKAVRGNTALADIRAMLKR; from the coding sequence ATGTCCCGACTCAATCCCCGGCAGCAAGAAGCCGTGAGCTACGTCGGCGGCCCTCTTTTGGTGCTCGCCGGCGCAGGCTCCGGCAAGACCAGCGTGATCACCCGCAAGATCGCGCACCTGATCCAGAACTGCGGCATCCGCGCCCAGTACATCGTCGCAATGACCTTTACCAACAAGGCCGCGCGGGAGATGAAGGAGCGAGTCGGCACCCTGCTCAAGGGCGGTGAAGGCCGCGGTCTGACAGTCTGCACCTTCCACAACCTTGGCTTGAACATCATCCGCAAGGAGCACACGCGACTGGGCTACAAACCGGGCTTCTCGATCTTCGATGAAGCCGACGTAAAAGCCCTGATGACCGACATCATGCAAAAGGAATACTCGGGCGACGACGGCGTCGACGAGATCAAGAACATGATCGGCTCCTGGAAAAACGACCTTATCCTCCCGCCCGAAGCCCTGGAAAAAGCGCGCAACCCCAAGGAACAGACCGCTGCCATCGTCTACACCCACTATCAGCGCACGCTCAAGGCGTTTAACGCGGTGGACTTCGATGACTTGATCCTGCTGCCGGTCAAGCTGTTCCAGGAACACGCCGACATCCTCGAAAAATGGCAGAACAAAGTCCGTTACCTGCTGGTGGACGAATACCAGGACACTAACGCCAGCCAGTATTTGCTGGTGAAATTGCTGATAGGCACGCGCAATCAATTCACTGTGGTGGGCGACGATGACCAGTCGATCTACGCTTGGCGCGGCGCCCGCCCGGAAAACCTGATGCTGCTCAAGGACGATTATCCGTCCCTGAAAGTGGTCATGCTGGAGCAAAACTACCGCTCCACCAGCCGCATCCTGCGTTGCGCCAACGTGCTGATCGCCAACAACCCCCATGAGTTTGAAAAACAACTGTGGAGCGAAATGGGCCACGGCGACGAAATCCGCGTGATCCGCTGCCGCAATGAAGACGCTGAAGCCGAGCGCGTGGCCGTTGAGCTGCTGACCCTGCACTTGCGCACCGACCGGCCCTACAGCGATTTCGCGATTTTGTACCGTGGGAACTACCAGGCCAAGCTGATCGAACTGAAGCTGCAACACCACCAGATTCCGTATCGACTGTCCGGTGGCAACAGCTTTTTCGGACGCCAGGAAGTGAAAGACCTGATGGCCTACTTCCGCTTGATCGTGAACCCGGACGACGACAACGCCTTCCTGCGGGTGATCAACGTCCCACGTCGAGAGATCGGTTCGACCACGCTGGAAAAACTAGGTAACTACGCCACCGAGCGCAAAATCTCGATGTACGCCGCCACCGACGAAATCGGTCTCGGCGAACACTTGGATACGCGCTTCACCGATCGCCTGTCACGCTTCAAGCGATTCATGGACAAAGTCCGCGAGCAGTGCGCTGGCGAAGATCCGATCTCGGCTCTGCGCAGCATGGTCATGGACATCGACTACGAGAACTGGCTGCGCACCAACAGCTCCAGCGACAAAGCTGCCGACTACCGTATGGGTAACGTCTGGTTCCTGATCGAAGCGCTGAAGAACACGCTGGAGAAAGACGAAGAAGGCGAGATGACCGTCGAGGACGCCATCGGCAAACTCGTTCTGCGGGACATGCTGGAGCGCCAGCAAGAAGAGGAAGACGGGGCCGAAGGCGTGCAGATGATGACCTTGCATGCCTCCAAAGGTTTGGAGTTTCCTTATGTGTTCATCATGGGCATGGAAGAGGAAATCCTCCCGCACCGCTCCAGCATCGAAGCCGACACCATCGAAGAAGAACGCCGTCTGGCCTACGTCGGGATTACCCGTGCGCGTCAGACGCTGGCCTTCACCTTCGCCGCCAAGCGCAAGCAGTACGGCGAAATCATCGACTGCGCACCCAGCCGCTTCCTTGATGAGCTGCCGCCAGACGACCTGGCCTGGGAAGGCACCGACGACACACCGGTTGAAGTCAAAGCCGTTCGCGGCAACACCGCACTGGCGGATATACGCGCGATGTTAAAGCGCTAG
- a CDS encoding xanthine phosphoribosyltransferase encodes MEALHQKIRDEGIVLSDQVLKVDAFLNHQIDPALMKLIGDEFAMLFKDSGITKIVTIEASGIAPAIMTGLNLGVPVIFARKHQSLTLTENLLSATVYSFTKQTESTVAISPRHLTSSDRVLIIDDFLANGKASQALISIIKQAGATVAGVGIVIEKSFQGGRAELDAQGYRVESLARVKSLADGVVTFIE; translated from the coding sequence GTGGAAGCACTGCACCAGAAAATTCGCGACGAAGGCATCGTGCTTTCCGACCAGGTCCTGAAAGTCGACGCCTTTTTGAACCACCAGATCGACCCCGCCCTGATGAAGCTGATCGGCGACGAGTTCGCCATGCTGTTCAAGGATTCTGGCATCACCAAGATCGTCACCATCGAAGCCTCAGGCATTGCCCCGGCAATCATGACCGGGTTGAACCTCGGCGTGCCAGTGATCTTCGCCCGTAAGCATCAGTCCCTGACCCTGACTGAAAACCTGTTGTCGGCGACCGTTTACTCGTTCACCAAGCAGACCGAAAGCACCGTGGCGATTTCCCCCCGCCACCTGACCAGCAGCGACCGCGTGCTGATCATTGATGACTTTTTGGCCAACGGTAAGGCGTCCCAGGCGCTGATTTCGATCATCAAACAGGCCGGCGCCACCGTTGCCGGCGTGGGAATCGTGATCGAGAAGTCGTTCCAGGGCGGCCGTGCCGAGCTGGACGCGCAAGGCTATCGCGTTGAATCGCTGGCACGGGTCAAATCCCTGGCCGATGGTGTCGTGACCTTCATCGAGTAA
- a CDS encoding acetyl-CoA hydrolase/transferase C-terminal domain-containing protein: MVQLCSIEQAVDDVLARLPAHIHMGMPLGLGKPNHFANALYRRIAQLPERQLTVYTALSLGRPALGDGLQKRFLEPFIERVFGDYPELDFLADLHHDSLPANIRVQQFFMQPGSLLNSAPAQQDYVSSNYSHAARDINAAGLNLVAQLVASHAEHPDRLSLSCNPDITLDLLPMIAKRRAAGETILLLGQVHNDLPYMPGDAEVGIDTFDLLIDEKDNSTLFSTPNMPVSLQDHFIGLHASTLVRDGGTLQIGIGSMGDALTAALLARQADSAGYKAVLADVNLSQWAQLIAREGGVEPFATGLYGCSEMFVNGLLVLADAGIVRRKVYPEVATQEQANAGTLDEAAQTDGISVHGGFFLGPRSFYERLRDLPQSKRREFNMTRISYINELYGQETLKRLQRLDARFINTAFTVTLLGAGVADQLEDGRVLSGVGGQYNFVAQGHALQGARSILVLRSWRESGGDVSSNIVWEYGHCTIPRHLRDIVVTEYGIADLRGKTDSAVIEALLNISDSRFQAGLIEQAQNVGKLPKDFRLDPRFADNSVQRLQAIEARHPHLFAEYPLGCDFIEVERDLLRALNWLKSKFKLTQILELGKAALDAPEPSQFPEHLARMQLTNPDGLKEDLFQRLLLAGLKATGQ, translated from the coding sequence ATGGTGCAGTTGTGCTCAATCGAACAGGCGGTCGATGACGTGTTGGCCAGGTTGCCAGCGCATATCCACATGGGCATGCCCTTGGGGTTGGGTAAACCCAATCACTTCGCCAACGCGCTGTACCGCCGTATCGCGCAGTTGCCCGAACGCCAACTGACGGTCTACACGGCCCTGAGCCTCGGCCGTCCAGCCTTGGGTGACGGTTTGCAGAAACGCTTCCTCGAACCGTTCATCGAGCGCGTTTTTGGCGACTATCCGGAGTTGGATTTTCTCGCCGATCTGCATCACGACAGCCTGCCTGCCAACATCCGCGTCCAGCAGTTCTTCATGCAGCCCGGCAGCCTGCTCAACAGTGCGCCGGCCCAGCAGGACTACGTCAGCAGCAACTACAGCCACGCCGCTCGGGACATCAATGCGGCGGGGCTGAACCTGGTGGCGCAACTGGTGGCCAGTCACGCCGAACACCCGGATCGCCTCAGCTTGAGCTGCAACCCGGACATCACCCTTGACCTGTTGCCGATGATCGCCAAACGCCGGGCCGCCGGTGAAACCATTCTGCTGCTCGGCCAAGTGCATAACGACTTGCCCTACATGCCCGGTGATGCCGAAGTGGGCATCGACACCTTCGACCTGCTGATCGATGAGAAGGACAACAGCACGCTATTTTCCACGCCGAACATGCCCGTGAGTTTGCAGGATCACTTCATCGGTTTACATGCCAGCACCTTGGTGCGCGATGGCGGCACGTTGCAGATCGGTATCGGTTCCATGGGCGATGCGTTGACCGCCGCGTTGTTGGCGCGACAGGCCGATAGCGCCGGTTACAAGGCTGTGCTGGCAGATGTGAATCTCAGCCAGTGGGCGCAATTGATTGCTCGTGAAGGTGGCGTCGAACCTTTTGCCACGGGCCTGTACGGTTGCAGCGAAATGTTCGTCAACGGTTTGCTGGTGTTGGCGGATGCCGGGATTGTGCGGCGCAAGGTCTACCCGGAAGTAGCGACCCAGGAGCAGGCTAACGCCGGGACTCTGGATGAAGCCGCACAAACCGATGGCATCTCTGTGCATGGCGGCTTTTTCCTCGGGCCACGCAGTTTTTATGAGCGCCTGCGCGACTTGCCTCAGAGCAAGCGTCGCGAATTCAACATGACCCGCATTAGCTACATCAACGAGCTGTACGGCCAGGAAACGCTCAAGCGGTTACAGCGCCTTGATGCGCGGTTCATCAACACCGCGTTCACCGTGACCCTGCTCGGCGCCGGTGTAGCGGATCAGCTAGAAGACGGCCGAGTGCTCAGCGGCGTCGGAGGGCAGTATAACTTCGTCGCTCAGGGCCATGCGTTGCAGGGCGCGCGTTCGATTTTGGTGTTGCGCAGTTGGCGGGAATCGGGGGGCGACGTCAGTTCGAATATCGTCTGGGAGTATGGCCACTGCACCATCCCACGACACCTGCGCGACATCGTGGTCACCGAATACGGCATCGCCGACTTGCGAGGCAAGACCGATTCGGCGGTGATCGAGGCGTTGCTGAACATCAGCGATTCACGCTTTCAGGCGGGGCTGATCGAGCAGGCCCAGAACGTTGGCAAATTGCCCAAGGATTTTCGCCTCGATCCGCGTTTTGCTGACAACAGTGTGCAGCGTTTGCAGGCCATCGAAGCCCGGCACCCACATCTGTTTGCGGAGTACCCGCTAGGCTGCGATTTCATCGAGGTGGAGCGCGATCTGCTGCGGGCGCTGAACTGGTTGAAGAGTAAGTTCAAGCTCACGCAGATTCTGGAATTGGGTAAGGCCGCACTGGATGCGCCCGAGCCGTCGCAGTTCCCGGAACACTTGGCGCGAATGCAGTTGACGAACCCGGACGGGCTGAAAGAGGATTTGTTTCAGCGACTGTTGCTCGCCGGCCTGAAGGCCACCGGACAATAA
- a CDS encoding c-type cytochrome — translation MKMLAVPATVLTLWAVSAQAATNDDIAKRLEPVGQVCVQGQECKGMEVAASVGGGGGAKTPDEVIAKHCNACHGTGLLGAPKIGDTAAWKDRADHQGGLDGILAKAITGINSMPPKGTCADCSDAELKGAIEKMSGLK, via the coding sequence ATGAAAATGCTGGCTGTACCAGCAACCGTATTGACTCTATGGGCAGTGAGCGCACAAGCGGCGACCAACGATGACATCGCTAAACGCCTCGAACCGGTCGGGCAAGTCTGTGTACAAGGTCAAGAGTGCAAGGGGATGGAAGTCGCTGCCTCGGTTGGTGGCGGTGGCGGGGCCAAAACTCCTGACGAGGTGATTGCAAAACATTGCAACGCTTGCCACGGTACGGGTCTGCTGGGCGCCCCGAAAATTGGTGACACCGCTGCCTGGAAAGACCGTGCCGATCATCAAGGTGGCCTCGACGGTATCCTCGCCAAAGCCATCACTGGCATTAACTCCATGCCGCCAAAAGGCACCTGTGCCGACTGCTCGGATGCTGAGTTGAAAGGCGCGATCGAGAAGATGTCCGGCCTGAAATAA
- a CDS encoding cupin domain-containing protein, giving the protein MDVGERLQSIRKLKGLSQRELAKRAGVTNSTISMIEKNSVSPSISSLRKVLGGIPMSMVEFFSEEIQQEKPTQIVYKANELIDISDGAVTMKLVGRAHPSRAIAFLNEIYPPGADTGEEMLTHEGEETGILLEGRLELVVGLETFVLEAGDSYYFESTKPHRFRNPFDVPARLISAATPANF; this is encoded by the coding sequence TTGGACGTCGGTGAACGACTGCAATCGATCCGTAAGCTCAAAGGACTTTCCCAGCGTGAGCTCGCCAAACGCGCGGGTGTCACCAACAGCACCATTTCGATGATCGAGAAGAACAGCGTCAGCCCTTCGATCAGTTCGCTGAGGAAGGTCCTGGGCGGGATTCCCATGTCCATGGTCGAGTTCTTTTCCGAAGAGATTCAGCAGGAAAAACCGACTCAGATCGTTTACAAAGCCAACGAGCTGATCGATATCTCCGATGGTGCAGTGACCATGAAACTAGTGGGTCGGGCGCACCCCAGCCGGGCCATCGCATTCCTCAACGAAATCTACCCGCCAGGCGCCGACACCGGGGAGGAGATGCTCACCCATGAGGGCGAGGAAACCGGGATTTTGTTGGAAGGACGGTTGGAGCTGGTGGTCGGGCTGGAAACTTTTGTGCTCGAAGCCGGCGATAGCTACTACTTTGAAAGTACCAAGCCGCATCGCTTCCGCAATCCGTTCGACGTTCCGGCGCGACTAATCAGCGCAGCCACGCCCGCGAACTTTTAG
- the alr gene encoding alanine racemase, which yields MRPARALIDLQALRHNYQIAREVSGARALAVIKADAYGHGAVRCAQALEAEADGFAVACIEEALELRAAGIRAPILLLEGFFEADELALIVEHDLWCVVHSLWQLDAIERVTLGKPITVWLKLDSGMHRVGLHPADYQAGYQRLLASGNVAKIVLMSHFARADELQCQASLEQVAVFEAARQGLTAEVSLRNSPAVLGWPQVPSDWVRPGIMLYGATPFEEVDALASRLIPVMTLESKVICVRELPAGEPIGYGAHFITQKPMRIGVVALGYADGYPRHAPTGTPVMVAGQRSQLLGRVSMDMLCIDLTDVPHAGLGSTVELWGKNILASDVAMAADTIPYQIFCNLRRVPLLYGGR from the coding sequence ATGCGTCCTGCCCGTGCCCTGATCGACCTCCAAGCCCTGCGTCACAATTACCAAATCGCCCGTGAAGTCAGCGGTGCCCGTGCTCTTGCGGTGATCAAGGCCGACGCTTATGGCCACGGTGCGGTGCGGTGCGCGCAGGCGCTGGAAGCGGAGGCGGACGGGTTCGCCGTGGCTTGCATCGAAGAGGCGTTGGAGCTGCGGGCGGCGGGCATCCGGGCGCCGATATTGTTGCTGGAGGGTTTTTTCGAGGCCGATGAGCTGGCGCTGATCGTCGAGCATGACTTGTGGTGCGTGGTGCATTCGTTGTGGCAACTGGACGCCATCGAGCGCGTGACACTGGGCAAGCCGATCACGGTGTGGCTCAAGCTCGACTCGGGCATGCACCGGGTCGGCCTGCATCCTGCGGATTATCAGGCAGGCTATCAGCGGCTGCTGGCCAGCGGCAACGTGGCGAAGATCGTACTGATGAGCCACTTCGCCAGGGCCGATGAGTTGCAGTGCCAGGCCAGCCTCGAGCAGGTCGCGGTGTTTGAGGCCGCCCGCCAGGGGTTGACCGCCGAAGTCAGCCTGCGCAATTCACCCGCCGTGCTCGGTTGGCCGCAGGTTCCCAGTGACTGGGTGCGGCCGGGCATCATGCTCTACGGCGCCACGCCATTTGAGGAGGTCGATGCTCTGGCATCGCGCTTGATACCGGTCATGACCCTGGAGTCGAAAGTGATCTGCGTGCGTGAACTGCCGGCCGGCGAGCCCATCGGCTACGGCGCCCACTTCATCACTCAAAAGCCGATGCGCATTGGTGTGGTCGCGCTGGGTTATGCCGATGGCTATCCGCGTCATGCACCCACCGGTACGCCGGTGATGGTAGCCGGGCAGCGCAGCCAGTTGCTGGGCCGGGTCTCGATGGACATGCTCTGCATCGATCTGACCGATGTGCCACATGCGGGCCTGGGGTCCACCGTGGAACTGTGGGGTAAAAACATCCTTGCCAGTGACGTGGCCATGGCCGCCGACACCATCCCTTATCAGATCTTCTGCAACCTGCGCCGGGTGCCGCTGCTCTATGGCGGGCGCTAG
- a CDS encoding RidA family protein produces MAIQRQLTNERMSQIVAHNGTVYLSGQVGDDMSAGIEQQTRETLANIERLLDLAGTDKSHLLSVTIYLKDIDAHFEGMNAVWDKWLPKGVAPTRATVESKLCEPEILVELSVVAALP; encoded by the coding sequence ATGGCAATCCAGCGCCAGCTCACCAATGAACGCATGAGTCAGATCGTCGCTCACAATGGCACCGTGTATCTGTCAGGGCAGGTCGGCGACGACATGAGCGCCGGGATTGAACAGCAAACCCGCGAAACCCTCGCCAACATCGAGCGTTTGCTCGACCTGGCCGGCACCGACAAGAGCCACCTGCTGTCGGTAACGATTTACCTCAAAGACATCGATGCGCACTTCGAAGGCATGAACGCCGTATGGGACAAGTGGCTACCCAAAGGCGTTGCGCCAACCCGTGCCACCGTTGAGTCGAAGCTGTGCGAGCCGGAAATCCTGGTTGAGCTGTCGGTGGTTGCGGCGCTGCCATAG
- the dadA gene encoding D-amino acid dehydrogenase, producing MRVMVLGSGVIGTASAYYLARAGFEVVVVDRQPAAAMETSFANAGQVSPGYASPWAAPGVPLKAIKWLLQRHAPLAIKATADIGQYLWMAQMLRNCTASRYAVNKERMVRLSEYSRDCLDELRAETGIAYEGRSLGTTQLFRTQAQLDGAAKDIAVLKESGVPFELLDRAGIARVEPALANVTDILAGALRLPNDQTGDCQMFTTRLADMAVQLGVEFRFGQDIQRLDYAGDRINGVWIDGKLETADRYVLALGSYSPHLLKPLGIKAPVYPLKGYSLTVPITNPAMAPTSTILDETYKVAITRFDNRIRVGGMAEIAGFDLSLNPRRRETLEMIVNDLYPLGGDLAQASFWTGLRPTTPDGTPIVGATPFSNLFLNTGHGTLGWTMACGSGRLLADLMAKKTPQISAEGLDISRYGHTPQESAKHGNPAPAHQ from the coding sequence ATGCGCGTTATGGTCTTGGGGAGCGGCGTGATCGGTACAGCCAGTGCTTACTATCTGGCGCGTGCCGGGTTTGAAGTAGTGGTCGTGGACCGTCAGCCGGCTGCCGCGATGGAGACCAGTTTCGCCAACGCCGGCCAGGTTTCGCCGGGTTATGCCTCGCCGTGGGCCGCGCCGGGTGTGCCGCTCAAAGCCATCAAGTGGCTGTTGCAGCGCCACGCGCCGCTGGCGATCAAGGCCACCGCCGACATCGGGCAATACCTGTGGATGGCGCAAATGCTGCGCAATTGCACAGCCAGTCGTTACGCGGTGAACAAGGAGCGCATGGTGCGTCTGTCCGAGTACAGCCGTGACTGCCTCGACGAATTGCGCGCTGAAACCGGCATTGCCTACGAAGGTCGCAGCTTGGGTACGACCCAACTGTTTCGCACCCAGGCGCAACTGGATGGCGCGGCTAAAGACATCGCCGTGCTGAAAGAGTCCGGCGTGCCATTCGAGCTGCTCGACCGCGCCGGCATTGCCCGGGTTGAGCCGGCACTCGCCAACGTGACCGACATTCTCGCCGGTGCGCTGCGTCTGCCCAATGACCAGACCGGCGACTGCCAGATGTTCACCACGCGCCTGGCCGATATGGCCGTGCAGCTGGGTGTTGAGTTCCGTTTTGGCCAGGATATTCAGCGTCTCGACTATGCCGGTGATCGTATCAATGGCGTATGGATCGACGGCAAGCTGGAAACCGCAGATCGCTACGTCCTCGCACTCGGCAGCTACTCGCCGCACTTGCTCAAGCCGCTGGGCATCAAGGCCCCGGTGTACCCACTCAAGGGTTACTCCCTGACCGTGCCGATCACCAACCCGGCGATGGCCCCGACGTCGACTATTCTTGACGAGACCTACAAGGTTGCAATCACCCGTTTCGACAACCGTATTCGTGTCGGCGGCATGGCTGAAATAGCCGGTTTTGACTTGTCGCTTAACCCTCGTCGGCGCGAAACCCTGGAGATGATCGTCAACGACCTTTATCCTCTGGGCGGTGACCTGGCCCAAGCGAGTTTCTGGACTGGCCTGCGTCCGACCACCCCGGACGGTACGCCGATCGTGGGCGCCACACCGTTCAGCAACCTGTTCTTGAACACGGGTCACGGTACGCTCGGCTGGACCATGGCGTGTGGTTCCGGCCGCTTGCTGGCTGACCTGATGGCGAAAAAAACGCCGCAGATCAGCGCAGAAGGTCTCGATATTTCCCGTTATGGCCACACACCTCAGGAGTCCGCAAAACATGGCAATCCAGCGCCAGCTCACCAATGA
- a CDS encoding Lrp/AsnC ligand binding domain-containing protein, with product MRTNTQTKRELDKIDRNILRILQADGRISFTELGEKVGLSTTPCTERVRRLEREGIIMGYNARLNPQHLKGSLLVFVEISLDYKSGDTFEEFRRAVLKLPHVLECHLVSGDFDYLVKARISEMASYRKLLGDILLKLPHVRESKSYIVMEEVKESLSLPIPD from the coding sequence ATGCGTACCAACACTCAGACTAAACGTGAGCTGGACAAGATAGACCGCAACATTCTGCGGATCCTGCAAGCGGACGGACGCATCTCCTTCACTGAGCTGGGGGAAAAGGTCGGCCTTTCGACCACGCCCTGCACGGAACGCGTGCGGCGGCTGGAACGCGAGGGAATCATCATGGGCTACAACGCCCGCCTCAATCCGCAGCACCTCAAGGGTAGTCTGCTGGTGTTCGTCGAGATCAGCCTCGACTACAAATCCGGCGATACTTTCGAAGAGTTCCGACGTGCGGTGCTGAAATTGCCTCACGTGCTGGAGTGCCATTTGGTGTCGGGCGACTTTGACTACCTGGTGAAGGCGCGAATTTCCGAGATGGCCTCGTACCGCAAACTGCTGGGCGACATCCTGCTCAAACTGCCGCATGTGCGCGAATCCAAGAGCTACATCGTGATGGAAGAGGTTAAAGAGAGTTTAAGTTTGCCGATTCCAGATTGA
- a CDS encoding YkgJ family cysteine cluster protein, translating into MSCNSQKIRSLRQQIPTFECVPGCHDCCGPVTTSPEEMSRLPRKTRAEQDAAMDELNCVHLGPNGCTVYDERPLICRLFGTTQTLPCPNGRRPVELIHPRVEKQIHEYMAATRQVLV; encoded by the coding sequence ATGAGCTGCAACAGCCAGAAAATTCGCTCCCTGCGCCAGCAGATTCCTACGTTCGAGTGTGTTCCCGGCTGTCATGACTGCTGCGGGCCGGTGACGACTTCGCCGGAAGAAATGTCCCGTCTACCCCGCAAGACCCGGGCCGAGCAGGATGCAGCGATGGATGAACTCAACTGCGTTCACTTGGGCCCCAACGGCTGCACCGTGTATGACGAGCGTCCGCTGATTTGCCGGTTGTTCGGCACCACCCAGACGTTGCCATGCCCCAACGGGCGGCGGCCGGTTGAGCTGATTCATCCGCGGGTCGAGAAGCAGATTCATGAATACATGGCTGCTACTCGGCAGGTGCTGGTGTAA
- a CDS encoding FAD-binding oxidoreductase, with amino-acid sequence MIARAQHPASYYAASSLPQPDHPALSGEIVADVCVVGGGFSGLNTALELAERGLSVVLLEAHKIGWGASGRNGGQLIRGVGHGLDQFTSLIGADGVRQMKLMGLEAVEIVRQRVKRFQIPCDLTWGYCHLANTPQDLDGFAQEAEALRHLGYRYATRLLQAHEMHSVVGSERYIGGLIDMGSGHLHPLNLALGEAAAAQQLGVKLFEQSVVTRIDYGTEVKVHTANGWVRAKTLVLGCNAYLNDLNPALSGKVLPAGSYIIATQPLSEAQAHALLPQNMAVCDQRVALDYYRLSADRRLLFGGACHYSGRDPQDIAAYMRPKMLAVFPQLAGANIDYQWGGMIGIGANRLPQIGRLKDQPNVYYAQAYSGHGVNVTHLAGQLLAEAICGQHSGGFDLFAKVPHRTFPGGKHLRSPLLALGMLWHRLKELV; translated from the coding sequence ATGATTGCCCGTGCTCAGCACCCCGCCTCTTACTACGCCGCCAGCAGCCTGCCGCAACCCGATCATCCGGCACTGAGCGGTGAAATCGTCGCGGACGTGTGCGTGGTCGGTGGCGGTTTTTCCGGGCTGAACACCGCGCTCGAACTGGCTGAACGCGGCCTCAGCGTCGTGTTGCTTGAGGCGCACAAAATCGGCTGGGGCGCGAGCGGCCGTAACGGCGGACAACTGATTCGCGGTGTCGGTCATGGCCTGGATCAGTTCACCTCCCTGATCGGTGCCGACGGCGTGCGTCAGATGAAACTCATGGGCCTGGAAGCCGTGGAAATCGTCCGACAGCGCGTGAAGCGTTTTCAGATCCCCTGCGACCTGACCTGGGGCTACTGCCACCTCGCCAACACCCCCCAAGACCTGGACGGCTTTGCCCAAGAGGCAGAAGCCTTGCGCCACCTCGGCTACCGTTACGCAACTCGCCTGCTGCAAGCCCACGAGATGCACAGCGTGGTCGGTTCCGAGCGCTATATCGGCGGCTTGATCGACATGGGCTCCGGGCATTTGCATCCGCTGAACCTGGCCTTGGGCGAAGCCGCCGCCGCGCAGCAATTGGGCGTGAAGCTGTTCGAACAATCAGTGGTCACGCGCATTGATTACGGCACTGAGGTCAAGGTTCATACCGCCAACGGCTGGGTTCGCGCCAAAACCCTGGTGCTGGGCTGCAACGCTTACTTGAATGACCTCAACCCCGCGCTCAGTGGCAAAGTGCTGCCGGCCGGCAGCTACATCATTGCCACCCAGCCCTTGAGCGAAGCACAGGCCCACGCCTTGCTGCCGCAGAACATGGCGGTCTGTGATCAGCGAGTAGCGCTGGACTATTACCGGCTCTCGGCGGACCGGCGTCTCTTGTTCGGCGGTGCCTGTCATTATTCGGGCCGCGACCCACAAGACATTGCGGCTTATATGCGCCCCAAAATGCTGGCGGTTTTTCCGCAGTTGGCCGGGGCAAACATCGACTATCAATGGGGCGGGATGATTGGTATCGGTGCCAACCGTTTGCCGCAGATCGGTCGTCTCAAGGACCAGCCAAACGTGTACTACGCCCAGGCCTATTCCGGCCACGGGGTGAACGTCACTCACTTGGCCGGCCAGTTACTGGCCGAAGCCATTTGTGGTCAACACAGCGGCGGCTTCGATCTGTTTGCCAAAGTGCCACATAGGACGTTCCCGGGCGGCAAACATTTGCGCTCACCCTTGCTGGCGCTGGGGATGCTGTGGCATCGACTTAAAGAGTTGGTTTGA
- a CDS encoding DUF1127 domain-containing protein produces the protein MNGFSDVRLTLHSQELAAGQINGTREVMRNAPPCLGRWGMFWLRLRTRRALLDLTPQALEDIGLSREQARQEALKPFWRV, from the coding sequence ATGAACGGCTTTAGCGACGTGCGTCTGACGTTACACAGTCAAGAACTGGCGGCAGGGCAAATTAACGGCACGCGAGAAGTCATGCGTAACGCGCCTCCTTGCCTCGGTCGTTGGGGCATGTTCTGGCTACGTCTGCGCACGCGTAGAGCCCTGCTGGATTTGACGCCGCAAGCGCTCGAGGACATTGGCCTGAGCCGTGAGCAGGCCCGGCAGGAGGCGCTGAAGCCATTTTGGCGGGTTTAG